A genome region from Alkalimarinus coralli includes the following:
- a CDS encoding CbbQ/NirQ/NorQ/GpvN family protein, with protein sequence MNAFEKPQNETDELFYQPQGNEETLFEHAYNHQLPVLIKGPTGCGKTRFIAHMAEKLGRPIYTVSCHDDLTAADLVGRHLIGKEGTFWQDGPLTRAVREGAICYLDEVIEARKDTTVVLHPLADDRRVLPIERTGEYLEAAPGFMLVVSYNPGYQNLLKGMKPSTRQRFVALRFDYPDEAAETAIVVKESGIDEAQARVLVKLANSLRNLKDHDLEEAASTRLVIYAAKLIKSGISPMEACRITMAEPLSDDEATVEALTEVIYAIFGGEGE encoded by the coding sequence ATGAATGCGTTTGAAAAACCACAGAACGAAACTGATGAACTATTTTATCAGCCTCAAGGCAATGAAGAGACGTTATTTGAGCATGCATATAATCACCAACTGCCTGTATTAATTAAAGGCCCTACAGGGTGTGGAAAAACGCGCTTTATTGCTCATATGGCTGAGAAGCTGGGCCGCCCAATTTATACTGTATCCTGTCATGATGATCTCACTGCGGCTGATCTTGTTGGGCGGCACTTAATTGGAAAAGAAGGCACATTTTGGCAGGACGGCCCTCTAACACGGGCGGTTAGAGAGGGGGCAATCTGCTACCTTGATGAAGTTATTGAAGCAAGAAAGGATACTACCGTTGTGCTACACCCTTTGGCCGATGATCGCAGGGTCTTGCCTATCGAGAGAACAGGAGAGTATCTTGAAGCCGCGCCTGGATTTATGCTGGTTGTTTCCTATAATCCTGGGTATCAAAATTTACTCAAAGGAATGAAACCGAGCACCCGCCAGCGGTTTGTAGCGCTTCGCTTTGATTACCCTGATGAAGCGGCAGAGACCGCAATTGTTGTTAAGGAAAGTGGCATTGATGAAGCCCAGGCGAGGGTTTTGGTCAAGTTGGCAAACAGCCTAAGAAACTTAAAAGATCATGATCTTGAAGAGGCTGCTTCTACGCGGTTGGTTATCTACGCCGCAAAGCTAATTAAGAGTGGAATATCACCGATGGAAGCGTGTCGTATAACCATGGCAGAGCCTTTGTCCGATGATGAGGCAACCGTTGAAGCCTTAACAGAGGTCATATATGCCATTTTTGGTGGCGAAGGAGAATAA